Proteins encoded together in one Canis lupus familiaris isolate Mischka breed German Shepherd chromosome 25, alternate assembly UU_Cfam_GSD_1.0, whole genome shotgun sequence window:
- the ALPI gene encoding intestinal-type alkaline phosphatase isoform X1, with protein sequence MLLTHRGCAPWSPPHPGEAAGIIPCGHTCLFQDPCPEACSATPCHIPSASGLRVTGQGRGQGGHRGQWEGHGDFYSQGQSPAPTKGPLAGTAAGTLALAPPGSQPAAVLALPRPCHPTAMQGARVLLLLLLLGLRPRLALGIIPAEEEDPAFWNRQAAQALDAAKKLQPIQTAAKNLILFLGDGMGVPTVTATRILKGQINDNLGPETPLAMDQFPYLALSKTYNVDRQVPDSAGTATAYLCGVKANYQTIGVSAAARFNQCNTTRGNEVISVMNRAKKAGKSVGVVTTTRVQHASPAGTYAHVVNRNWYSDANMPAKALEDGCQDIAQQLISNMEIDVILGGGRKYMFPKGTPDPEYPTDAKQNGIRLDGRNLVQEWQAKYQGARYVWNRTALIQASQDASVTHLMGLFEPGDTKYDVHRDGIQDPSLMEMTEAALRLLSRNPKGFYLFVEGGRIDHGHHDGTAYLALTEAVMFDSAIDKAGQLTSERDTLTLVTADHSHVFSFGGYTLRGSSVFGLAPSMAKDNKTYTSILYGNGPGFALSGVPRPNVSDAESRDPAYKPQAAVPLDSETHGGEDVAVFARGPQAHLVHGVQEQSFVAHVMAFAACLEPYADCNLQPSAAPTPTPQLMLQLLTGALLLALLA encoded by the exons ATGCTCCTGACCCACAGGGGGTGTGccccctggtccccaccccaccctggggaGGCTGCTGGGATTATCCCGTGTGGACACACCTGCCTCTTCCAGGACCCCTGCCCCGAGGCTTGCTCGGCCACACCTTGCCATATCCCTTCTGCCAGCGGACTTAGAGTCacagggcaggggcggggtcaGGGTGGCCACCGGGGACAATGGGAGGGACATGGAGACTTTTACAGCCAGGGACAAAGTCCTGCCCCGACTAAAGGCCCGCTGGCTGGTACGGCAGCTGGTACCCTAGCTCTGGCCCCGCCGGGGTCCCAGCCTGCCGCAGTCCTGGCTTTGCCGCGCCCCTGCCATCCCACAGCCATGCAGGGGGCCcgggtgctgctgctgctgctgctgctgggcctgAGGCCACGGCTGGCCCTTGGCATCATCCCAG CTGAGGAGGAGGACCCAGCCTTCTGGAACCGCCAGGCGGCCCAGGCCCTGGACGCCGCTAAGAAGCTGCAGCCCATCCAGACAGCTGCTAAGAACCTCATTCTCTTTTTGGGGGATG GGATGGGGGTGCCCACAGTGACGGCCACTCGGATCCTCAAAGGGCAAATTAATGACAATCTGGGACCTGAGACACCCCTGGCCATGGACCAATTTCCATACCTGGCTCTGTCCAAG ACCTACAACGTGGACAGACAGGTGCCAGATAGCGCAGGCACAGCCACGGCCTACCTGTGCGGGGTCAAGGCCAACTACCAGACCATTGGTGTGAGCGCGGCCGCCCGCTTTAACCAGTGCAACACGACACGTGGCAATGAGGTCATCTCCGTGATGAACCGGGCCAAGAAAGCAG GGAAGTCTGTGGGGGTGGTGACCACCACGAGAGTGCAGCATGCCTCGCCAGCCGGCACCTACGCACACGTAGTAAACCGCAACTGGTACTCGGACGCCAACATGCCTGCCAAGGCGCTGGAGGACGGATGCCAGGACATCGCCCAGCAGCTCATCTCCAACATGGAAATTGAT GTGATCCTGGGCGGAGGCCGAAAGTACATGTTTCCCAAGGGGACTCCGGATCCTGAGTATCCAACTGACGCCAAACAGAACGGAATCCGGTTGGACGGGCGGAACCTGGTGCAGGAATGGCAGGCCAAGTACCAG ggTGCCCGGTATGTGTGGAATCGCACGGCGCTCATTCAGGCATCCCAGGACGCCTCTGTGACACACCTCATGG GCCTCTTTGAGCCAGGAGACACCAAATATGATGTCCACCGAGACGGAATCCAGGACCCATCCCTGATGGAGATGACAGAGGCGGCCCTGAGGCTGCTGAGCAGGAACCCCAAGGGCTTCTACCTCTTTGTGGAAG GAGGCCGCATCGACCACGGTCATCACGACGGCACAGCTTACCTGGCCCTGACGGAGGCCGTCATGTTCGATTCCGCCATTGACAAGGCGGGCCAGCTCACGAGCGAGAGGGACACACTGACCCTGGTCACCGCCGACCACTCTCACGTGTTCTCCTTCGGGGGCTACACCCTGCGAGGGAGCTCCGTTTTCG GGCTGGCCCCCAGCATGGCCAAAGACAACAAGACCTACACCTCCATCCTGTATGGCAACGGCCCCGGCTTCGCGCTCAGCGGGGTCCCCCGGCCCAACGTCTCCGACGCCGAGAGCA ggGACCCCGCATACAAGCCGCAGGCCGCGGTGCCCCTGGACTCCGAGACCCACGGCGGCGAGGACGTGGCGGTGTTCGCGCGCGGCCCGCAGGCGCACCTGGTGCACGGCGTGCAGGAGCAGAGCTTCGTGGCGCACGTCATGGCCTTCGCCGCCTGCCTCGAGCCCTACGCTGACTGCAACCTGCAGCCCTCGGCCgcgcccacccccaccc CGCAGCTGATGCTGCAGCTGCTGACCGGGGCGCTGCTGCTCGCGCTGCTGGCGTAG
- the ECEL1 gene encoding endothelin-converting enzyme-like 1 isoform X2, which translates to METPYSMTAHYDEFQEVKYVSRCGAGGARGASLPPGFPRGAGRGASGARAGLPRWNRREVCLLSGLVFAAGLCAILAAMLALKYLGPGPAGGGGCSEGCPERKAFARAARFLAANLDASIDPCQDFYSFACGGWLRRHAIPDDKLTYGTIAAIGEQNEERLRRLLARPGGGPGGAAQRKVRAFFRSCLDMREIERLGPRPMLEVIEDCGGWDLGGGGGGGGGERPGAAARWDLNRLLYKAQGVYSAAALFSLTVSLDDRNSSRYVIRIDQDGLTLPERTLYLAQDEESEKILAAYRVFMERLLSLLGADAVEQKAQEILQLEQRLANITVSEYDDLRRDVSSMYNKVTLGQLQKITPHLQWKWLLDQIFQEDFSEDEEVVLLATDYMQQVSQLIRSTPRRILHNYLVWRVVVVLSEHLSPPFREALHELAREMEGSDKPQELARVCLGQANRHFGMALGALFVHEHFSAASKAKVQQLVEDIKFILGRRLEELDWMDAETKAAARAKLQYMMVMVGYPDFLLKPEAVDKEYEFEVHEKTYFKNILNSIRFSIQLSVKKIRQEVDKSTWLLPPQALNAYYLPNKNQMVFPAGILQPTLYDPDFPQSLNYGGIGTIIGHELTHGYDDWGGQYDRSGNLLHWWTEASYSRFLRKAECIVHLYDNFTVYNQRVNGKHTLGENIADMGGLKLAYYLHTVTPRPIRSGCGSTAQSTRCTGSSTRTTSSSSLPLPRTGASSGGHSPSTCRC; encoded by the exons ATGGAGACCCCGTACTCGATGACCGCGCACTACGACGAGTTCCAGGAGGTCAAATACGTGAGCCGgtgcggcgcggggggcgcgcgcggggccTCGCTGCCGCCCGGCTtcccgcggggcgcggggcgcggcgcctccggggcccgggcggggctGCCGCGCTGGAACCGGCGCGAGGTGTGCCTGCTGTCGGGGCTGGTGTTCGCCGCCGGCCTCTGCGCCATCCTGGCCGCTATGCTGGCGCTCAAGTACCTGGGCCCgggcccggcgggcggcggcggctgctccGAGGGCTGCCCCGAGCGCAAGGCCTTCGCGCGCGCCGCCCGCTTCCTGGCCGCCAACCTGGACGCCAGCATAGACCCGTGCCAGGACTTCTACTCCTTCGCGTGCGGCGGCTGGCTGCGGCGCCACGCCATCCCCGACGACAAGCTCACCTACGGCACCATCGCGGCCATCGGGGAGCAGAACGAGGAGCGGCTGCGGCGCCTGCTGGCGCGGCCCGGGGGCGGGCCCGGCGGGGCGGCCCAGCGCAAGGTGCGCGCCTTCTTCCGCTCGTGCCTCGACATGCGCGAGATCGAGCGGCTCGGCCCGCGGCCCATGCTCGAAGTCATCGAGGACTGCGGGGGCTGGGacctgggcggcggcggcggcggcggcggcggcgagcgcCCGGGGGCCGCGGCGCGCTGGGACCTCAACCGGCTGCTCTACAAGGCCCAGGGCGTGTACAGCGCCGCCGCGCTCTTCTCGCTCACCGTCAGCCTGGACGACAGGAACTCCTCGCGCTACGTCATCCGC atTGACCAGGATGGGCTCACTCTGCCGGAGAGGACCCTGTACTTAGCTCAGGATGAGGAGAGTGAGAAG ATCCTGGCAGCGTACCGGGTGTTCATGGAGCGCCTGCTCAGCCTCCTGGGAGCCGATGCCGTGGAGCAGAAGGCGCAGGAGATCCTGCAGCTGGAGCAGCGGCTGGCCAAC ATCACAGTGTCAGAGTACGACGACCTCCGGCGAGATGTCAGCTCCATGTACAACAAGGTGACGCTGGGGCAGTTGCAGAAGATCACCCCCCAT CTGCAGTGGAAGTGGCTGCTGGACCAGATCTTCCAGGAGGACTTCTCAGAGGATGAGGAGGTGGTGCTGTTGGCCACAGACTACATGCAGCAGGTGTCCCAGCTCATCCGCTCCACACCCCGCAG GATCCTGCACAACTACCTGGTGTGGCGTGTAGTGGTGGTCCTGAGTGAGCACCTGTCACCGCCATTCCGAGAAGCACTGCACGAGCTGGCCCGTGAGATGGAGGGCAGTGACAAGCCACAGGAGCTGGCCCGTGTCTGCCTGGGCCAGGCCAACCGCCACTTTGGCATGGCACTTGGAGCTCTCTTTGTACATGAGCACTTCTCAGCTGCCAGCAAGGCCAAG GTACAGCAGCTTGTGGAAGACATCAAGTTCATCTTGGGCCGGCGCCTGGAGGAGCTGGACTGGATGGATGCCGAGACCAAGGCAGCTGCTCGGGCCAAG CTCCAGTacatgatggtgatggtgggcTACCCGGACTTCCTGCTCAAACCCGAGGCTGTGGACAAGGAGTACGAG TTCGAGGTCCACGAGAAGACCTACTTCAAGAACATCTTGAACAGCATCCGCTTCAGCATCCAGCTCTCAGTCAAGAAAATCCGGCAGGAGGTGGACAAGTCCAC GTGGCTGCTCCCACCGCAGGCCCTCAATGCCTACTACCTACCCAACAAGAACCAGATGG TGTTCCCCGCAGGCATTCTGCAGCCCACGCTCTACGACCCGGACTTCCCGCA gtCTCTGAACTACGGGGGCATTGGCACCATCATCGGACACGAGCTGACCCATGGCTATGATGACTGGG GGGGCCAGTACGACCGCTCCGGCAATCTGTTGCACTGGTGGACGGAGGCTTCCTACAGCCGCTTCCTGCGCAAGGCGGAGTGCATCGTCCACCTGTACGACAATTTCACTGTCTACAACCAGCGG GTGAACGGAAAGCACACCCTTGGTGAGAACATCGCGGACATGGGTGGCCTCAAGCTGGCCTATTAT CTCCACACTGTCACCCCCAGGCCTATCAGAAGTGGGTGCGGGAGCACGGCCCAGAGCACCCGCTGCACCGGCTCAAGTACACGCACAACCAGCTCTTCTTCATTGCCTTTGCCCAG AACTGGTGCATCAAGCGGCGGTCACAGTCCATCTACCTGCAGGTGCTGA
- the ECEL1 gene encoding endothelin-converting enzyme-like 1 isoform X1, with product METPYSMTAHYDEFQEVKYVSRCGAGGARGASLPPGFPRGAGRGASGARAGLPRWNRREVCLLSGLVFAAGLCAILAAMLALKYLGPGPAGGGGCSEGCPERKAFARAARFLAANLDASIDPCQDFYSFACGGWLRRHAIPDDKLTYGTIAAIGEQNEERLRRLLARPGGGPGGAAQRKVRAFFRSCLDMREIERLGPRPMLEVIEDCGGWDLGGGGGGGGGERPGAAARWDLNRLLYKAQGVYSAAALFSLTVSLDDRNSSRYVIRIDQDGLTLPERTLYLAQDEESEKILAAYRVFMERLLSLLGADAVEQKAQEILQLEQRLANITVSEYDDLRRDVSSMYNKVTLGQLQKITPHLQWKWLLDQIFQEDFSEDEEVVLLATDYMQQVSQLIRSTPRRILHNYLVWRVVVVLSEHLSPPFREALHELAREMEGSDKPQELARVCLGQANRHFGMALGALFVHEHFSAASKAKVQQLVEDIKFILGRRLEELDWMDAETKAAARAKLQYMMVMVGYPDFLLKPEAVDKEYEFEVHEKTYFKNILNSIRFSIQLSVKKIRQEVDKSTWLLPPQALNAYYLPNKNQMVFPAGILQPTLYDPDFPQSLNYGGIGTIIGHELTHGYDDWGGQYDRSGNLLHWWTEASYSRFLRKAECIVHLYDNFTVYNQRVNGKHTLGENIADMGGLKLAYYAYQKWVREHGPEHPLHRLKYTHNQLFFIAFAQNWCIKRRSQSIYLQVLTDKHAPEHYRVLGSVSQFEEFGRAFHCPKDSPMNPAHKCSVW from the exons ATGGAGACCCCGTACTCGATGACCGCGCACTACGACGAGTTCCAGGAGGTCAAATACGTGAGCCGgtgcggcgcggggggcgcgcgcggggccTCGCTGCCGCCCGGCTtcccgcggggcgcggggcgcggcgcctccggggcccgggcggggctGCCGCGCTGGAACCGGCGCGAGGTGTGCCTGCTGTCGGGGCTGGTGTTCGCCGCCGGCCTCTGCGCCATCCTGGCCGCTATGCTGGCGCTCAAGTACCTGGGCCCgggcccggcgggcggcggcggctgctccGAGGGCTGCCCCGAGCGCAAGGCCTTCGCGCGCGCCGCCCGCTTCCTGGCCGCCAACCTGGACGCCAGCATAGACCCGTGCCAGGACTTCTACTCCTTCGCGTGCGGCGGCTGGCTGCGGCGCCACGCCATCCCCGACGACAAGCTCACCTACGGCACCATCGCGGCCATCGGGGAGCAGAACGAGGAGCGGCTGCGGCGCCTGCTGGCGCGGCCCGGGGGCGGGCCCGGCGGGGCGGCCCAGCGCAAGGTGCGCGCCTTCTTCCGCTCGTGCCTCGACATGCGCGAGATCGAGCGGCTCGGCCCGCGGCCCATGCTCGAAGTCATCGAGGACTGCGGGGGCTGGGacctgggcggcggcggcggcggcggcggcggcgagcgcCCGGGGGCCGCGGCGCGCTGGGACCTCAACCGGCTGCTCTACAAGGCCCAGGGCGTGTACAGCGCCGCCGCGCTCTTCTCGCTCACCGTCAGCCTGGACGACAGGAACTCCTCGCGCTACGTCATCCGC atTGACCAGGATGGGCTCACTCTGCCGGAGAGGACCCTGTACTTAGCTCAGGATGAGGAGAGTGAGAAG ATCCTGGCAGCGTACCGGGTGTTCATGGAGCGCCTGCTCAGCCTCCTGGGAGCCGATGCCGTGGAGCAGAAGGCGCAGGAGATCCTGCAGCTGGAGCAGCGGCTGGCCAAC ATCACAGTGTCAGAGTACGACGACCTCCGGCGAGATGTCAGCTCCATGTACAACAAGGTGACGCTGGGGCAGTTGCAGAAGATCACCCCCCAT CTGCAGTGGAAGTGGCTGCTGGACCAGATCTTCCAGGAGGACTTCTCAGAGGATGAGGAGGTGGTGCTGTTGGCCACAGACTACATGCAGCAGGTGTCCCAGCTCATCCGCTCCACACCCCGCAG GATCCTGCACAACTACCTGGTGTGGCGTGTAGTGGTGGTCCTGAGTGAGCACCTGTCACCGCCATTCCGAGAAGCACTGCACGAGCTGGCCCGTGAGATGGAGGGCAGTGACAAGCCACAGGAGCTGGCCCGTGTCTGCCTGGGCCAGGCCAACCGCCACTTTGGCATGGCACTTGGAGCTCTCTTTGTACATGAGCACTTCTCAGCTGCCAGCAAGGCCAAG GTACAGCAGCTTGTGGAAGACATCAAGTTCATCTTGGGCCGGCGCCTGGAGGAGCTGGACTGGATGGATGCCGAGACCAAGGCAGCTGCTCGGGCCAAG CTCCAGTacatgatggtgatggtgggcTACCCGGACTTCCTGCTCAAACCCGAGGCTGTGGACAAGGAGTACGAG TTCGAGGTCCACGAGAAGACCTACTTCAAGAACATCTTGAACAGCATCCGCTTCAGCATCCAGCTCTCAGTCAAGAAAATCCGGCAGGAGGTGGACAAGTCCAC GTGGCTGCTCCCACCGCAGGCCCTCAATGCCTACTACCTACCCAACAAGAACCAGATGG TGTTCCCCGCAGGCATTCTGCAGCCCACGCTCTACGACCCGGACTTCCCGCA gtCTCTGAACTACGGGGGCATTGGCACCATCATCGGACACGAGCTGACCCATGGCTATGATGACTGGG GGGGCCAGTACGACCGCTCCGGCAATCTGTTGCACTGGTGGACGGAGGCTTCCTACAGCCGCTTCCTGCGCAAGGCGGAGTGCATCGTCCACCTGTACGACAATTTCACTGTCTACAACCAGCGG GTGAACGGAAAGCACACCCTTGGTGAGAACATCGCGGACATGGGTGGCCTCAAGCTGGCCTATTAT GCCTATCAGAAGTGGGTGCGGGAGCACGGCCCAGAGCACCCGCTGCACCGGCTCAAGTACACGCACAACCAGCTCTTCTTCATTGCCTTTGCCCAG AACTGGTGCATCAAGCGGCGGTCACAGTCCATCTACCTGCAGGTGCTGACCGACAAGCATGCACCTGAGCACTACAG ggtgCTGGGCAGCGTGTCCCAGTTCGAGGAGTTTGGCCGGGCCTTCCATTGCCCCAAGGACTCGCCCATGAACCCTGCCCACAAGTGCTCTGTGTGGTGA